The following are encoded together in the Buteo buteo chromosome 2, bButBut1.hap1.1, whole genome shotgun sequence genome:
- the JCAD gene encoding junctional cadherin 5-associated protein isoform X1, which translates to MFSVEDLLISHGYKLSKNPPVSYENRYDGYRHEIAGNRSAQRTLNGFEAESRAGAYGKKPLVKTNSSSTESSHGSQGRQAGPGYHHDLQGLSTFHTSEGGVYDRPQLAWSSQPKTDKDLAYWRRRGQDFSVLLGYSQKAGVEMKGLAAAPGAPRHPKESQLKGGTGAGYSRRSGLQESCKAPSDCTWQSLGMESWNQPKKVGRQMSEGDREKLLQELYSLTLGDSVLSTHNKGKSQSLPRVLSPESMRCVEMPSLTNSNNSLSATKTPSYPPNRLSVEPAKHHETGGHFLPLVKPKYGRPLKPPSYELQRQTRAPAETTGFQDHHHKDEPASYLAKVNEPRQDACIQDSGLEPPVYVPPPSYKSPLHQNVTPHPLNEVPNTDTYASSDQQSPAERVVPCQRPAMNTFEAGGDPCKDNHLPHGKQSHARRPADYLRSVQYIPFDDPRIRHIKIAPPEGLQDSTKYTENACSPSSGALQERNLEVQYNSAFLDASNLSKSAKGERTSDSSTHSNRWLAPSIRDQENCALPDQRDSCSTTNHSPRNEASAEYTKGKLSVRNSHMDSTCETVTKVKKFEPGTGMQSKKSSKKKMNETIFCLVSIPVKSESNLPDTDRNNNITQSPDKNGFDNNGALQEQSLLSMSSTDLELQALTGSMTNKNELQKQELWRPEEFKQMNDLRFIQPTKHRELKYSGSWPGDQYKDQQTQTSFAEEPKSPQFLHGTKPGQPNSNKLLSPKLLGCTASMTGSKQTGLPADERSCRQSAYGMKGQMYLSQSSNSAFSRTATSVLQAPSLKAHQSQPMPLQERETGLLSKVDVVKGEAGAPCNSKELFGQFLLKPVSRRPWDAISELESFNKELQGQEESTSSEEDLERAAASPQAGALTQRRVSRNEKSNQEPKHGGKSATVVPEVPVFKSGRVKSKSESWSVGTEHGGEPGCIGSQGSSQPGGSSEGVGPADGSLITEMRTGEAKSRTSKQPVPVGPLNRVLSSSPSSSCHSNPFNNPVLQEMSEDQNYLDFVKLSKGATPTNDTVLERSSVVRLSLTKRNHRRSEPDLRSVGLDVAPGPGANNSDHSSNANAVEIPVNESLQARAARILGIDIAVESLLPDDHVGPQPGTRPANSAQDFKSSVGTTVSDKEGKKEGSYEGRRKCGWTESALFVGGQALYPDECQTTHQEASTKTPVTEQVLEQPASPRQGEDQNLVCKSAVYQHSEKRVRNTSKVIETLQGKLTSPPSRTAMDRLVRMKEVDSVSRMRRLSIKSADSGEEVDEEKLLRVQEERGSKLASSGAVSKRVISLSENGYLGGMDRKKIDRDFSLGKTLLWGIQMSTASLCNGHDRFDYAHIMLLK; encoded by the exons ATGTTCAGTGTTGAGGATCTCCTGATTTCTCATGGATACAAATTGTCAAAAAATCCCCCTGTTTCATACGAGAACAGGTATGATGGATACCGGCATGAAATCGCGGGGAACAGATCTGCTCAGAGAACGCTGAATGGGTTTGAGGCAGAATCGAGAGCTGGGGCTTACGGCAAGAAACCTCTGGTGAAAACCAACTCGAGCAGCACTGAGAGCAGCCATGGGAGCCAAGGGAGGCAAGCTGGTCCTGGTTATCACCATGACCTTCAGGGTTTGTCCACTTTTCATACTTCAGAAGGGGG GGTTTATGACAGGCCTCAATTAGCATGGTCTTCCCAGCCCAAGACTGATAAAGATCTTGCGTACTGGAGAAGACGAGGACAGGACTTCAGTGTGCTCCTAGGCTATTCCCAGAAAGCCGGTGTGGAAATGAAaggcctggctgcagccccgggggcACCCCGGCACCCCAAGGAGAGTCAGCTGAAGGGGGGGACGGGCGCAGGGTACAGCAGAAGAAGCGGCTTGCAGGAGAGCTGCAAAGCGCCCAGCGACTGCACGTGGCAAAGTCTGGGAATGGAAAGCTGGAACCAGCCGAAAAAGGTGGGGAGGCAAATGTCTGAGGGTGACAGGGAGAAGCTGCTTCAAGAGCTGTATTCACTGACCCTCGGAGACAGTGTACTGAGCACCCACAACAAGGGGAAATCACAGTCGTTGCCGAGGGTCCTTTCACCCGAGAGCATGAGGTGCGTGGAAATGCCCTCCCTGACCAACAGTAACAACTCACTCAGCGCAACTAAAACCCCCTCCTATCCCCCAAACAGACTGAGCGTGGAACCAGCCAAGCACCATGAAACGGGAGGCCATTTCCTTCCCCTGGTGAAACCCAAGTATGGGAGACCTCTCAAGCCTCCATCCTACGAACTGCAGCGGCAGACCAGGGCACCTGCGGAAACCACGGGTTTCCAGGACCACCATCACAAAGACGAACCCGCCTCCTACTTAGCCAAAGTTAATGAGCCAAGGCAAGATGCTTGCATTCAAGACTCTGGTTTGGAGCCCCCGGTCTACGTACCTCCTCCTTCTTACAAATCCCCACTTCACCAAAACGTGACCCCACATCCCCTCAATGAAGTGCCTAACACCGACACGTACGCCAGCAGCGATCAGCAGAGTCCTGCAGAGCGGGTTGTCCCCTGCCAACGACCAGCCATGAATACTTTTGAAGCGGGGGGTGACCCTTGCAAAGACAACCATCTTCCTCACGGGAAGCAAAGCCATGCAAGGCGCCCTGCTGACTACCTGCGTTCTGTTCAGTATATTCCCTTTGATGATCCTCGGATACGACATATTAAAATTGCACCACCGGAAGGTCTGCAGGACAGCActaaatacactgaaaatgcATGTAGTCCCAGTTCTGGTGCTTTGCAAGAGAGAAATCTTGAAGTACAGTACAACAGTGCCTTTTTGGATGCATCAAACTTGTCCAAATCTGCAAAGGGAGAAAGAACTTCCGACAGCTCCACCCATAGCAACAGATGGTTGGCACCATCCATCCGAGATCAGGAAAACTGTGCCTTGCCGGACCAAAGAGACAGTTGTAGCACAACTAATCACAGCCCCCGTAACGAAGCCAGTGCGGAGTACACAAAAGGCAAACTTTCTGTAAGAAATTCACATATGGACAGCACCTGTGAGACTGttacaaaagtgaaaaagtttgaaCCTGGAACTGGGATGCAGAGCAAAAagagttcaaagaaaaaaatgaatgaaactaTATTTTGTTTGGTCTCTATCCCAGTTAAATCAGAATCCAATCTGCCAGATACAGATAGGAACAACAACATAACCCAGAGCCCTGATAAGAATGGGTTTGATAACAATGGGGCTTTGCAAGAACAAAGTCTCTTAAGTATGTCTTCAACGGACTTGGAGTTACAAGCACTTACAGGAAGCATGACCAATAAAAATGAGTTACAAAAACAAGAGCTGTGGAGACCAGAGGAGTTCAAACAAATGAATGACCTCAGATTTATTCAGCCTACAAAACACAGAGAGCTCAAATACTCTGGCTCCTGGCCAGGTGATCAGTACAAAGACCAACAGACACAGACGAGTTTCGCCGAAGAACCTAAAAGCCCACAATTTTTACATGGTACAAAGCCTGGGCAGCCCAACAGTAACAAACTGCTGTCTCCAAAGCTTCTAGGATGTACAGCATCCATGACAGGGTCAAAACAGACAGGGTTACCTGCTGATGAGAGAAGCTGCAGACAGAGCGCTTACGGTATGAAGGGTCAGATGTACCTCAGCCAGTCTAGCAACAGTGCGTTTTCCAGGACTGCCACCTCAGTCCTTCAGGCCCCCTCCCTAAAAGCCCACCAGAGCCAGCCCATGCCCCTCCAGGAGAGGGAAACTGGCCTTCTTTCCAAGGTGGATGTAGTTAAGGGAGAAGCAGGCGCTCCCTGCAACAGTAAAGAGCTGTTTGGGCAGTTCCTGTTGAAGCCTGTAAGTCGCCGTCCCTGGGACGCAATAAGTGAGCTGGAAAGTTTTAACAAGGAGCtgcaagggcaggaggagagcacaAGCAGTGAAGAAGATTTGGAAAGAGCTGCGGCTTCTCCGCAGGCAGGTGCCCTTACACAGAGGAGGGTGTCCAGAAATGAGAAGTCAAACCAGGAGCCAAAACACGGTGGGAAATCGGCAACGGTTGTGCCGGAGGTGCCTGTATTTAAGTCAGGAAGAGTTAAAAGTAAGTCTGAAAGTTGGAGTGTGGGGACAGAGCATGGTGGTGAGCCAGGCTGCATTGGCTCTCAAGGCTCCTCGCAGCCAGGAGGGAGCAGTGAAGGAGTCGGGCCAGCAGATGGAAGTCTGATAACAGAAATGAGGACAGGGGAAGCCAAGAGCAGAACAAGCAAGCAGCCAGTTCCTGTGGGCCCTCTTAACAGAGTTTTGTCCAGTAGCCCAAGCAGTTCATGTCACAGTAATCCTTTCAATAACCCTGTCTTGCAGGAGATGAGTGAAGACCAAAATTACCTAGACTTTGTTAAACTGAGCAAAGGTGCAACTCCCACAAATGATACAGTATTAGAGAGAAGCTCGGTAGTACGCTTGTCACTAACAAAGAGGAACCACAGGCGCTCTGAGCCCGATTTGAGGTCAGTGGGACTTGATGTAGCCCCAGGACCTGGTGCTAACAATTCTGATCACTCTTCAAATGCAAATGCAGTGGAAATCCCTGTGAATGAGTCATTGCAGGCAAGAGCTGCAAGAATTTTAGGTATAGATATAGCAGTAGAGTCTCTCCTTCCAGATGACCACGTTGGGCCCCAGCCAGGCACTCGCCCTGCAAACAGTGCCCAGGACTTCAAGTCATCAGTGGGGACCACAGTAAgtgacaaagaaggaaaaaaagagggttcTTATGAAGGCAGACGAAAGTGTGGCTGGACAGAGAGTGCTCTCTTTGTGGGAGGCCAAGCTTTATATCCTGATGAATGCCAGACCACTCACCAGGAAGCCAGCACTAAAACACCGGTAACTGAGCAAGTTCTTGAACAACCTGCGAGTCCCCGCCAAGGTGAGGACCAAAACTTGGTCTGCAAGTCAGCTGTGTATCAGCATTCAGAAAAGAGAGTCAGAAACACATCAAAGGTGATAGAGACACTCCAAGGCAAGCTCACTTCTCCACCTAGCCGGACTGCCATGGATCGCTTAGTGCGAATGAAAGAAGTTGACTCTGTGTCCCGGATGAGACGTCTGAGCATTAAGAGCGCAGACTCAGGAGAGGAGGTGGATGAGGAGAAGCTGTTGAGGGtacaggaggagagaggaagcaaACTGGCAAGCTCAGGGGCTGTTTCCAAGCGTGTTATCTCTCTCAGTGAAAATGGATATTTAGGTGGAATGGACAGGAAGAAGATCgacagagatttttctttagGTAAGACCCTGTTATGGGGGATCCAAATGAGTACTGCTTCCTTATGTAATGGCCATGATCGGTTTGATTATGCCCACATAATGCTGCTCAAATAG
- the JCAD gene encoding junctional cadherin 5-associated protein isoform X2, with protein sequence MGPAGKSFLMAQLYDGYRHEIAGNRSAQRTLNGFEAESRAGAYGKKPLVKTNSSSTESSHGSQGRQAGPGYHHDLQGLSTFHTSEGGVYDRPQLAWSSQPKTDKDLAYWRRRGQDFSVLLGYSQKAGVEMKGLAAAPGAPRHPKESQLKGGTGAGYSRRSGLQESCKAPSDCTWQSLGMESWNQPKKVGRQMSEGDREKLLQELYSLTLGDSVLSTHNKGKSQSLPRVLSPESMRCVEMPSLTNSNNSLSATKTPSYPPNRLSVEPAKHHETGGHFLPLVKPKYGRPLKPPSYELQRQTRAPAETTGFQDHHHKDEPASYLAKVNEPRQDACIQDSGLEPPVYVPPPSYKSPLHQNVTPHPLNEVPNTDTYASSDQQSPAERVVPCQRPAMNTFEAGGDPCKDNHLPHGKQSHARRPADYLRSVQYIPFDDPRIRHIKIAPPEGLQDSTKYTENACSPSSGALQERNLEVQYNSAFLDASNLSKSAKGERTSDSSTHSNRWLAPSIRDQENCALPDQRDSCSTTNHSPRNEASAEYTKGKLSVRNSHMDSTCETVTKVKKFEPGTGMQSKKSSKKKMNETIFCLVSIPVKSESNLPDTDRNNNITQSPDKNGFDNNGALQEQSLLSMSSTDLELQALTGSMTNKNELQKQELWRPEEFKQMNDLRFIQPTKHRELKYSGSWPGDQYKDQQTQTSFAEEPKSPQFLHGTKPGQPNSNKLLSPKLLGCTASMTGSKQTGLPADERSCRQSAYGMKGQMYLSQSSNSAFSRTATSVLQAPSLKAHQSQPMPLQERETGLLSKVDVVKGEAGAPCNSKELFGQFLLKPVSRRPWDAISELESFNKELQGQEESTSSEEDLERAAASPQAGALTQRRVSRNEKSNQEPKHGGKSATVVPEVPVFKSGRVKSKSESWSVGTEHGGEPGCIGSQGSSQPGGSSEGVGPADGSLITEMRTGEAKSRTSKQPVPVGPLNRVLSSSPSSSCHSNPFNNPVLQEMSEDQNYLDFVKLSKGATPTNDTVLERSSVVRLSLTKRNHRRSEPDLRSVGLDVAPGPGANNSDHSSNANAVEIPVNESLQARAARILGIDIAVESLLPDDHVGPQPGTRPANSAQDFKSSVGTTVSDKEGKKEGSYEGRRKCGWTESALFVGGQALYPDECQTTHQEASTKTPVTEQVLEQPASPRQGEDQNLVCKSAVYQHSEKRVRNTSKVIETLQGKLTSPPSRTAMDRLVRMKEVDSVSRMRRLSIKSADSGEEVDEEKLLRVQEERGSKLASSGAVSKRVISLSENGYLGGMDRKKIDRDFSLDTYDPTKVEKV encoded by the exons atGGGTCCTGCTGGAAAGAGCTTTCTGATGGCACAGCT GTATGATGGATACCGGCATGAAATCGCGGGGAACAGATCTGCTCAGAGAACGCTGAATGGGTTTGAGGCAGAATCGAGAGCTGGGGCTTACGGCAAGAAACCTCTGGTGAAAACCAACTCGAGCAGCACTGAGAGCAGCCATGGGAGCCAAGGGAGGCAAGCTGGTCCTGGTTATCACCATGACCTTCAGGGTTTGTCCACTTTTCATACTTCAGAAGGGGG GGTTTATGACAGGCCTCAATTAGCATGGTCTTCCCAGCCCAAGACTGATAAAGATCTTGCGTACTGGAGAAGACGAGGACAGGACTTCAGTGTGCTCCTAGGCTATTCCCAGAAAGCCGGTGTGGAAATGAAaggcctggctgcagccccgggggcACCCCGGCACCCCAAGGAGAGTCAGCTGAAGGGGGGGACGGGCGCAGGGTACAGCAGAAGAAGCGGCTTGCAGGAGAGCTGCAAAGCGCCCAGCGACTGCACGTGGCAAAGTCTGGGAATGGAAAGCTGGAACCAGCCGAAAAAGGTGGGGAGGCAAATGTCTGAGGGTGACAGGGAGAAGCTGCTTCAAGAGCTGTATTCACTGACCCTCGGAGACAGTGTACTGAGCACCCACAACAAGGGGAAATCACAGTCGTTGCCGAGGGTCCTTTCACCCGAGAGCATGAGGTGCGTGGAAATGCCCTCCCTGACCAACAGTAACAACTCACTCAGCGCAACTAAAACCCCCTCCTATCCCCCAAACAGACTGAGCGTGGAACCAGCCAAGCACCATGAAACGGGAGGCCATTTCCTTCCCCTGGTGAAACCCAAGTATGGGAGACCTCTCAAGCCTCCATCCTACGAACTGCAGCGGCAGACCAGGGCACCTGCGGAAACCACGGGTTTCCAGGACCACCATCACAAAGACGAACCCGCCTCCTACTTAGCCAAAGTTAATGAGCCAAGGCAAGATGCTTGCATTCAAGACTCTGGTTTGGAGCCCCCGGTCTACGTACCTCCTCCTTCTTACAAATCCCCACTTCACCAAAACGTGACCCCACATCCCCTCAATGAAGTGCCTAACACCGACACGTACGCCAGCAGCGATCAGCAGAGTCCTGCAGAGCGGGTTGTCCCCTGCCAACGACCAGCCATGAATACTTTTGAAGCGGGGGGTGACCCTTGCAAAGACAACCATCTTCCTCACGGGAAGCAAAGCCATGCAAGGCGCCCTGCTGACTACCTGCGTTCTGTTCAGTATATTCCCTTTGATGATCCTCGGATACGACATATTAAAATTGCACCACCGGAAGGTCTGCAGGACAGCActaaatacactgaaaatgcATGTAGTCCCAGTTCTGGTGCTTTGCAAGAGAGAAATCTTGAAGTACAGTACAACAGTGCCTTTTTGGATGCATCAAACTTGTCCAAATCTGCAAAGGGAGAAAGAACTTCCGACAGCTCCACCCATAGCAACAGATGGTTGGCACCATCCATCCGAGATCAGGAAAACTGTGCCTTGCCGGACCAAAGAGACAGTTGTAGCACAACTAATCACAGCCCCCGTAACGAAGCCAGTGCGGAGTACACAAAAGGCAAACTTTCTGTAAGAAATTCACATATGGACAGCACCTGTGAGACTGttacaaaagtgaaaaagtttgaaCCTGGAACTGGGATGCAGAGCAAAAagagttcaaagaaaaaaatgaatgaaactaTATTTTGTTTGGTCTCTATCCCAGTTAAATCAGAATCCAATCTGCCAGATACAGATAGGAACAACAACATAACCCAGAGCCCTGATAAGAATGGGTTTGATAACAATGGGGCTTTGCAAGAACAAAGTCTCTTAAGTATGTCTTCAACGGACTTGGAGTTACAAGCACTTACAGGAAGCATGACCAATAAAAATGAGTTACAAAAACAAGAGCTGTGGAGACCAGAGGAGTTCAAACAAATGAATGACCTCAGATTTATTCAGCCTACAAAACACAGAGAGCTCAAATACTCTGGCTCCTGGCCAGGTGATCAGTACAAAGACCAACAGACACAGACGAGTTTCGCCGAAGAACCTAAAAGCCCACAATTTTTACATGGTACAAAGCCTGGGCAGCCCAACAGTAACAAACTGCTGTCTCCAAAGCTTCTAGGATGTACAGCATCCATGACAGGGTCAAAACAGACAGGGTTACCTGCTGATGAGAGAAGCTGCAGACAGAGCGCTTACGGTATGAAGGGTCAGATGTACCTCAGCCAGTCTAGCAACAGTGCGTTTTCCAGGACTGCCACCTCAGTCCTTCAGGCCCCCTCCCTAAAAGCCCACCAGAGCCAGCCCATGCCCCTCCAGGAGAGGGAAACTGGCCTTCTTTCCAAGGTGGATGTAGTTAAGGGAGAAGCAGGCGCTCCCTGCAACAGTAAAGAGCTGTTTGGGCAGTTCCTGTTGAAGCCTGTAAGTCGCCGTCCCTGGGACGCAATAAGTGAGCTGGAAAGTTTTAACAAGGAGCtgcaagggcaggaggagagcacaAGCAGTGAAGAAGATTTGGAAAGAGCTGCGGCTTCTCCGCAGGCAGGTGCCCTTACACAGAGGAGGGTGTCCAGAAATGAGAAGTCAAACCAGGAGCCAAAACACGGTGGGAAATCGGCAACGGTTGTGCCGGAGGTGCCTGTATTTAAGTCAGGAAGAGTTAAAAGTAAGTCTGAAAGTTGGAGTGTGGGGACAGAGCATGGTGGTGAGCCAGGCTGCATTGGCTCTCAAGGCTCCTCGCAGCCAGGAGGGAGCAGTGAAGGAGTCGGGCCAGCAGATGGAAGTCTGATAACAGAAATGAGGACAGGGGAAGCCAAGAGCAGAACAAGCAAGCAGCCAGTTCCTGTGGGCCCTCTTAACAGAGTTTTGTCCAGTAGCCCAAGCAGTTCATGTCACAGTAATCCTTTCAATAACCCTGTCTTGCAGGAGATGAGTGAAGACCAAAATTACCTAGACTTTGTTAAACTGAGCAAAGGTGCAACTCCCACAAATGATACAGTATTAGAGAGAAGCTCGGTAGTACGCTTGTCACTAACAAAGAGGAACCACAGGCGCTCTGAGCCCGATTTGAGGTCAGTGGGACTTGATGTAGCCCCAGGACCTGGTGCTAACAATTCTGATCACTCTTCAAATGCAAATGCAGTGGAAATCCCTGTGAATGAGTCATTGCAGGCAAGAGCTGCAAGAATTTTAGGTATAGATATAGCAGTAGAGTCTCTCCTTCCAGATGACCACGTTGGGCCCCAGCCAGGCACTCGCCCTGCAAACAGTGCCCAGGACTTCAAGTCATCAGTGGGGACCACAGTAAgtgacaaagaaggaaaaaaagagggttcTTATGAAGGCAGACGAAAGTGTGGCTGGACAGAGAGTGCTCTCTTTGTGGGAGGCCAAGCTTTATATCCTGATGAATGCCAGACCACTCACCAGGAAGCCAGCACTAAAACACCGGTAACTGAGCAAGTTCTTGAACAACCTGCGAGTCCCCGCCAAGGTGAGGACCAAAACTTGGTCTGCAAGTCAGCTGTGTATCAGCATTCAGAAAAGAGAGTCAGAAACACATCAAAGGTGATAGAGACACTCCAAGGCAAGCTCACTTCTCCACCTAGCCGGACTGCCATGGATCGCTTAGTGCGAATGAAAGAAGTTGACTCTGTGTCCCGGATGAGACGTCTGAGCATTAAGAGCGCAGACTCAGGAGAGGAGGTGGATGAGGAGAAGCTGTTGAGGGtacaggaggagagaggaagcaaACTGGCAAGCTCAGGGGCTGTTTCCAAGCGTGTTATCTCTCTCAGTGAAAATGGATATTTAGGTGGAATGGACAGGAAGAAGATCgacagagatttttctttag